A window from Megalobrama amblycephala isolate DHTTF-2021 linkage group LG21, ASM1881202v1, whole genome shotgun sequence encodes these proteins:
- the krt95 gene encoding keratin 95 — MSCSLRTSSCYGPKTVTCKSVVTPISCRTITCAPKAYSVYGCGFGGRTRISSPCYRRPVINCYPDLHCKIGGGYGRYGGLNSGVIGITAGNGDYIQLNEKATMQCLNDRLASYLEKVRSLEAANAILERQIREFYEKKGPICQRDYSAYWNTINCLKEKIRNATIDNANILLQIDNAKLAADDFRIKYEHELAVRQSVEADIANLRRLLDQMTLTKADLEMQIETLQQDLACLKKNHREDVEALMCQLTNTKVCVEVDAAPQQDLNKVLDEIRCHYETIIDKHRREQECWFNEKTAQLCKDVACRTECLETSRSQISDLQRTLNCLEIELQSQISMKGALECSLAETEARYSTILAGFQKHIDTLEAELCQVRYSIEQQGRDYDALLDIKSRLEQEIATYRCLLENQGIKTQGPGDVFVCTTPVEKVVKCKQVI, encoded by the exons ATGTCTTGCTCTCTCCGTACGTCATCCTGTTATGGTCCCAAGACCGTGACCTGTAAATCCGTAGTTACTCCAATTAGCTGTAGAACAATAACTTGTGCACCCAAAGCATACAGTGTGTATGGCTGTGGTTTTGGAGGAAGAACTCGGATCTCTTCCCCCTGTTATCGCCGCCCTGTTATCAATTGCTACCCAGATCTGCATTGCAAAATTGGTGGAGGATATGGACGTTATGGCGGACTGAACAGTGGAGTAATCGGAATCACCGCTGGGAACGGTGATTACATCCAGCTGAATGAGAAGGCCACCATGCAGTGCCTGAACGACCGTCTGGCGTCCTACCTTGAGAAGGTGCGCTCCCTGGAGGCTGCCAATGCCATTCTGGAGAGGCAGATCCGTGAGTTCTATGAGAAGAAGGGGCCGATCTGCCAGAGGGACTACAGCGCCTACTGGAACACCATCAACTGCCTGAAGGAAAAG ATTAGAAATGCTACCATCGACAACGCCAACATCCTACTGCAGATCGACAATGCTAAACTGGCTGCTGATGACTTCAGAATAAA ATATGAGCATGAGCTAGCAGTGCGGCAGTCTGTGGAGGCTGACATCGCCAACCTGCGTCGCTTGCTGGACCAGATGACCCTGACAAAGGCCGACCTGGAGATGCAGATCGAGACTCTGCAGCAAGATCTAGCATGTTTGAAGAAGAACCACCGGGAG GATGTGGAAGCGCTAATGTGTCAGTTGACAAACACAAAAGTGTGTGTGGAAGTGGATGCTGCTCCTCAGCAAGACCTGAATAAGGTTTTGGATGAGATCCGTTGTCATTATGAGACCATCATAGACAAACACCGCAGAGAACAGGAGTGCTGGTTCAACGAGAAG ACGGCACAACTGTGCAAAGATGTGGCCTGCCGCACAGAGTGCCTAGAAACTTCTAGGTCACAGATCTCAGATTTGCAGCGTACCTTGAATTGTCTGGAGATCGAACTACAGTCTCAGATCAGCATG AAAGGAGCACTGGAGTGTTCACTAGCAGAAACAGAGGCTAGGTACAGCACTATACTAGCAGGCTTCCAGAAACACATCGACACATTGGAGGCAGAGCTTTGTCAGGTGCGCTATAGCATTGAGCAGCAGGGCAGAGACTATGATGCACTGCTGGACATCAAGAGCCGTCTGGAGCAGGAGATCGCCACTTACAGGTGCCTCCTGGAAAATCAGGGCATCAA